One segment of Panicum virgatum strain AP13 chromosome 1K, P.virgatum_v5, whole genome shotgun sequence DNA contains the following:
- the LOC120701430 gene encoding pentatricopeptide repeat-containing protein At1g09900-like — protein sequence MTNTLRMPSPSSSPAPPPAPVAAHRLSPLRISLKHSKPRRHHLAEAVAASTRRSDRRSQSQTPPGRRGGAGSIWVNPSAQPRPGAANRTLRRLVELDDLDAALRLLLGGPSSTSTPAASDPVPEPPPVITCNILIKKLCSRRRLADAERVLEALKASGAADAVSHNTLVAGYCRDGRLADAERVLEAAKASGAANVVTYTALIDGYCRSGRLADALRLIASMPVAPDTYTYNTVLKGLCGAKQWEEAEELMAEMIRNNCHPNEVTFATQIRAFCQNGLLDRAVKLLEQMPHYGCIPDVVIYSTLVNGFSEHGRVDKALELLNTMLCKPNTVCYNAALKGLCIAGRWEEVGELIAEMVRKDCPPNDATFSTLINSLCQNRLVEYATEVLGKMRKYGYKPDVVNYNTIISCLSEQGHVDDALKLLNGMLCKPDTISFNAVFKGLCRAERWCDAAQLIAKMIKEDCPIIEMTFNILIDSLCQNGLVSDAIEVFEIMPKYGCTPDIVTYSSLINGFSEQGLDEVAFDLFRSMPCKADIFSYNAVMKGLCAAARWDDAGELIADMVRKECTPNEVTFNILINSLCQKGLVDRAIEVYEQIPKYGITPDIFTYNALINGFSEQGRLNDALKLLNTMCCEPDTISYNSVLKGLCRAERWKDAEKLATEMLRKGCIPNEVTFKYANQLFMSNRTV from the coding sequence ATGACGAACACCCTAAGAAtgccctctccttcctcctcgccagcgccgccacccgcccccGTCGCCGCCCATCGACTCTCCCCTCTACGGATATCTCTCAAACACAGCAAGCCCCGCCGTCATCACCTCGCCGAGGCCGTCGCCGCTTCAACGCGGAGGTCAGACCGCCGGAGCCAGAGCCAGACCCCacccgggcggcgcggcggggcgggctcCATCTGGGTCAATCCGAGCGCCCAGCCGCGCCCTGGAGCCGCTAACCGCACGCTTCGCCGCctcgtcgagctcgacgacCTCGACGCCGCGCTGCGGCTGCTCCTCGGCGGGCCCTCGTCCACCTCCACGCCCGCGGCCTCGGACCCGGTGCCGGAGCCCCCGCCCGTCATCACCTGCAACATCCTCATCAAGAAGCtctgctcacgccgccgcctcgcggaCGCGGAGCGCGTGCTTGAGGCACTCAAGGCCTcgggcgccgccgacgccgtctcCCACAACACCCTCGTCGCGGGTTACTGCCGTGACGGCCGCCTCGCCGATGCGGAGCGCGTGCTCGAGGCGGCGAAAGCCTCCGGCGCCGCCAACGTCGTTACCTACACCGCACTCATCGACGGGTATTGCCGCTCCGGCCGCCTCGCGGACGCACTGCGCCTCATCGCCTCCATGCCCGTGGCTCCCGACACCTACACCTACAACACCGTGTTGAAGGGCTTGTGCGGTGCTAAGCAGTGGGAGGAAGCCGAGGAGCTCATGGCAGAGATGATCCGGAACAATTGCCATCCAAATGAAGTCACGTTCGCCACACAGATCCGCGCTTTCTGCCAGAATGGGTTGCTTGACCGTGCTGTGAAGCTTCTTGAGCAAATGCCCCACTATGGATGCATTCCTGATGTTGTCATCTACAGTACCCTGGTCAATGGATTTTCGGAACATGGGCGCGTCGACAAAGCGCTCGAGCTGCTTAACACCATGTTATGCAAACCTAACACGGTTTGTTACAATGCTGCATTGAAGGGTTTGTGTATTGCTGGACGGTGGGAGGAAGTTGGGGAGCTGATAGCTGAGATGGTTAGGAAGGATTGCCCACCGAATGATGCGACATTTAGCACGCTGATCAATTCCTTATGCCAAAACAGGTTGGTTGAGTATGCAACTGAAGTTCTAGGAAAAATGCGCAAGTATGGATATAAGCCTGATGTTGTCAATTACAACACAATCATCAGCTGTCTTTCTGAACAAGGGCATGTCGATGATGCCCTGAAGTTACTGAATGGCATGCTATGCAAGCCTGACACAATTAGCTTCAACGCTGTATTTAAGGGTTTATGTAGAGCTGAGCGATGGTGTGATGCTGCGCAGCTTATAGCTAAGATGATTAAGGAGGATTGTCCTATAATTGAAATGACATTTAATATACTCATTGATTCACTATGCCAAAATGGTCTGGTCAGCGATGCAATTGAAGTGTTTGAGATAATGCCAAAGTACGGATGTACACCTGATATTGTCACATACAGTAGCCTTATTAATGGCTTTTCTGAACAAGGACTTGATGAAGTGGCCTTTGATTTATTTAGAAGCATGCCATGCAAGGCTGATATCTTTAGTTACAATGCTGTGATGAAGGGTTTGTGTGCAGCTGCACGATGGGATGATGCTGGAGAGCTTATAGCTGATATGGTTAGAAAGGAATGTACCCCAAATGAAGTGACATTCAATATACTTATCAATTCCCTGTGCCAAAAAGGGCTAGTTGATCGTGCAATTGAAGTTTATGAGCAAATTCCAAAGTATGGAATTACACCTGATATTTTCACATATAATGCCCTTATCAATGGATTTTCTGAACAAGGCCGTCTGAATGATGCCCTCAAGTTATTGAACACCATGTGTTGTGAGCCTGACACCATTTCCTACAATTCTGTATTAAAGGGTTTGTGTAGGGCTGAGCGATGGAAAGATGCAGAGAAACTTGCTACTGAGATGCTTAGAAAGGGTTGCATTCCAAATGAAGTAACATTCAAGTATGCTAATCAATTGTTTATGTCAAATAGGACGGTTTGA